In Centropristis striata isolate RG_2023a ecotype Rhode Island chromosome 15, C.striata_1.0, whole genome shotgun sequence, a genomic segment contains:
- the LOC131986689 gene encoding uncharacterized protein LOC131986689 translates to MALQRVAVVGAGAAGLCAARHILSRQSSFAPPVVFELTGSVGGTWCYDERIGTYDNGRPIHSSMYRDLRTNLPKEVMMFPDFPFEPELNSFLPHQEVQRYLQRYCQSHGVRPHIRFNTVVESVRPVVAAPQAEQERTAWEVTSSDSSGRQRIETFDSVFVCSGHYSDPHIPHIPGIHNFKGQVLHSHAYRFAEPFSGQSVVVLGAKASGLDISIELSKAGAKVTLSHRHPRLTCPLPAAIQQSSAVVAVEDDGSLRFQDGSVLAADVLIFCTGYNFKYPFLDAPQLGLQIQDHLVSPLYRFMMPPAFPSLFFIGICKIICPFPHFNCQVQFALAVLDGSVTLPSPAQMEDEVRQDLREKEERGVQRHHLLILDQDQWEYCRTLAQAAGFPPLQPFVRSLYDEVWRQRRVHPENYRRLNYGLIDEDQWEVID, encoded by the exons ATGGCGCTGCAGCGGGTGGCGGTGGTCGGCGCCGGGGCGGCGGGACTCTGTGCGGCACGTCACATCCTGTCCCGCCAGAGCAGCTTCGCCCCCCCGGTGGTGTTCGAGCTCACCGGCAGCGTGGGGGGCACCTGGTGCTACGACGAGCGTATCGGGACGTACGACAACGGGCGGCCGATCCACAGCAGCATGTACAGAGACCTGCG AACCAACCTGCCCAAAGAGGTGATGATGTTCCCAGACTTCCCCTTTGAGCCTGAGCTGAACAGCTTCCTGCCCCATCAGGAGGTCCAGAGGTACCTGCAGAGGTACTGCCAGAGCCACGGCGTCCGGCCGCACATCAGG TTCAACACGGTGGTGGAGAGCGTGCGGCCCGTGGTCGCGGCGCCGCAGGCCGAGCAGGAGAGGACGGCTTGGGAAGTGACGTCGTCCGATTCTTCAGGTCGTCAGAGAATAGAAACCTTCGACTCGGTCTTCGTGTGCTCGGG GCACTACTCTGACCCTCACATCCCGCACATCCCGGGGATACACAATTTTAAAG GACAGGTGCTCCACAGTCATGCGTACAGGTTTGCAGAGCCGTTCTCGGGTCAGTCGGTGGTGGTTCTGGGAGCCAAAGCTTCAGGACTCGACATTTCCATTGAACTGTCCAAAGCTGgtgcaaag GTGACTCTGAGTCACCGGCATCCTCGCCTCACCTGTCCTCTACCTGCCGCGATACAGCAGTCCAGTGCGGTGGTGGCGGTCGAGGACGACGGCAGCTTACGATTCcag GACGGCTCTGTGCTCGCTGCTGACGTCCTGATCTTCTGCACCGGGTACAACTTCAAGTATCCGTTCCTGGACGCGCCGCAGCTGGGTCTGCAGATCCAGGACCACCTGGTGTCCCCCCTGTACCGCTTCATGATGCCGCCGGCCTTCCCCTCACTCTTCTTCATCGGCATCTGCAAGATCATCTGCCCCTTCCCCCACTTCAACTGCCAG GTCCAGTTCGCTCTGGCCGTGCTGGACGGCTCCGTCACTTTACCGTCTCCGGCCCAGATGGAGGACGAGGTCCGGCAGGATCTGCGGGAGAAGGAGGAGCGTGGAGTCCAGCGGCACCACCTGCTGatcctggaccaggaccagtgGGAGTACTGCCGGACGCTCGCTCAGGCTGCCGGCTTCCCGCCGCTGCAGCCGTTTGTACGCAGCCTGTACGACGAGGTGTGGCGACAGCGAAGAGTTCACCCCGAAAACTACCGGAGGCTCAACTACGGGCTGATCGACGAAGACCAGTGGGAGGTGATCGATTGA